GTATATACGGCGTATGAGATCAAAGTCTCCACGTTATTATCTATAAGGTAGCTTGTTACCTCCTGGCTCCCGGCATCGCCTCTATTATCGATATCGGAATTGTGTATGACGCTCTTACTCGTCTTGACTAAAGAGCCGGTAGAGTCCGTTACCTCGGTTATGGATTCCTGGTCTATGGCGTTACCAAGGGAATCGAATAGAGATGTAGTAGTTGTGGTACGGTCTATTATTACTGTAGCCAGGATATCGGAGTACTTGGTTACCTCTACTATTGTGGCATTACCTCTTCTCTGGGCTATCACATCTGTATAGGTATTGATGATGACTTTACGGTTCACGAAGGAGGTAGAGTCTACTGAAGAAGTGGAATAGGTATCTATGGTCTGGTTTAAGACGTTGCCGAAGTTATCGTACTTATCGTAGTAGATATCCTGCATGTCGATAAACTCACGCGTAGCCTTATCGGCTGAGGTGTAGTTAAGTATTATGGAATGAGTGCTTCTATCATGTACGTCGTAGGTTGTCGTGATCTCCTGAGCCTCCGAGAAGCTCCAGGTAGAGTCCTCATAGACTTCTGTTATCAAAGACTGCTTTAAAGCGTTACCACGGGCGTCGAAGGTAAGATTGGTATAGACTTGCCTCTTTACGGGGTCTGTTGGCGTGATTACACCTGCGCCATTCTCGGCAATAGTAGCCCCATCATAGGTCGTTATGACCGTCTTACCTATATTACCCTGTGAGTCGATGGAGGAGTTTTCTATAACTTTTACCCCGATTGGATCGGTGGATGTTTCATTGGCGTAGGTGACTATGATCTGCTTTAGGGCTACTCCCGAGGAGTGATATCCTATAGTCCTAATCTCCTGGACGTCAAGCAAGGTGCCGAGCTTTTCATCATAGGTGAGGACGCGCTGGTTTACTATGTTGTGGCTTGTGTCGAATACCCTATTGGTATAGACGGCGTATGAGACGGGGGTCTCAACTTCGTTATCTATAAGGTAAGTCGTGACCTCCTGCATACCAGCGTCTCCACGATTGTCGATACTCGCCGGATCGTTATGTATGACGCTCTTACTTGTTTTAACCAAAGTGCCAATAGAATCGGCGACCTCCGTTATCGATACCTGGTCTATGGCGTTACCGAGGAGGTCGAATGAAGATGTGGTAGTCGTAGTGCGGTCTATTCTTGCGTCATCCTCGGCGGTAATGGATGAGTACTTGGTAACGACACTCTTAGTGGCGTTGCCTCTCCTCTGGGCTACAATACCTGATACTTCCACGCCCGCGACAAGGACCGTGTCGCTGTAGCTATTCTCGATCACCTTGCGGTTTACAAAGCCGGATTGGTCCACGGTGGAAGTGGAATAGGTATCTATGGTCTGGTTTAAGACGTTGCCGAAGTTATCGTACTTATCGTAGTAGATATCCTGCATATCTATAAAGGCTCTTGTGGCCTTGTCGGCTGAGGTGTAGTTAAATATTATGGAATGAGTGCTTCTATCATGTACGTCGTAGGTTGTTGTGATATCCTGAGCCTCCGAGAAGCTCCAGGTAGAGTCCTCATACACTTCTGTTATTAAAGACTGGGTGAGCGCGTTACCACGGGCGTCGAAGGTAAGGTTGGTATAGGCTTGCCTCTTTACAGGACTAGTAGGTGTGATTACACCTGTGCCGCTATCGGCAATGGTAGCGCCCTCATAGGTCGTTATGACGGTGGTTCCTATGTTCCCCTGTGAGTCGATAGAGGAGTTCTCTATTACTTTTACTCCGATTGGTTCCGTACTCAACTCATTGGCGTATGTCACTATGATCTGCTTTAGGGCTACACCGGAGGAGTGATATCCTATGGAGCGGATCTCCTGGACGTCTAAGAGGGTGCCGCCCAACTCATCGTATGTGAGGACGCGCTGGTTTACTATGTTGTGGGAGACATCGAATACTCTATTGGTATATACGGCGTATGAGACGGGGGTCTCCACTTCGTTATCTATAAGGTAGCTTGTTACCTCCTGGCTCCCGGCATCGCCTCTATTATCGATATCGGAATTGTGTATGACGCTCTTACTCGTCTTGACTAAAGAGCCGGTAGAGTCCGTTACCTCGGTTATGGATTCCTGGTCTATGGCGTTACCAAGGGAATCGAATAGAGATGTAGTAGTTGTGGTACGGTCTATTATCGAGGTCTGGGCTATATCCTGGTACTTTGTTACGATTGTTGTCGAAGCATTGCCATGTTTTCTTCCGATGAGATTGTCATATTCACTGTGAATCACTTTGCGGTTGGCGAACTCTGATTTTCCGAGGTCGGTCCATGTATCTTCGGTCCTGTCGATTATATTGCCGTAGTAATCGAACCTAAGGTTCGCGACAACGACTACTGTATCAAAGACCTTATCGCCTGAATCGGCGAAAGTGTAATTGTAAATGGTCTGGTTTGTTACATTACCGCGGGAGTCGAAGTTATCATTGGTTATAACTTTGTAGGCGGAGGCCGTCTTTACTCCATCGGTATATGTATATGTGGTCCTCGTCTCCTTACCGGCTCTGCCTTCTCCCTCATAGTCGGAATATATGACATCCTCTTCGGTAACTAATTCCTCTGCCCCTGAGGTAAAGTAATACGTCTTTATGTTCTGGCTTCTGATGTTGCCGTTTAAATCTTCCTTCTCGCTACCGCTTAAAGCCGTATACATGACACTTGAGGTGGTGACTACTTTCTCAATGACTTCTCCGGAGTCGGAATATGTTATCTCGGTGATCGCGGATGCGTAATAGATGCCTCGGGAATTGCGCGAATATGTGAATGTCGTCTCTATCCTGGTACCGGCATAGCTTACGCTCGATATTATCCTCTCCTGTCCTGTCTTGCCTTCGTAGGTGCCGGTACCTGTGAGGTTATCCTTGCTATCCGCCGTAGCCCCGGCGATATCGTATTCTTCGGTGCCGGTTAATGTTTTCCCAATATAGATATAATCGGTTCTTACCTGAGCAAGGGCGTCGTCGCCATATATGGAATATGTGTGCTGGATTCTTTCAAAACCTTCGTCGCCTGTATAGGCGGATTCTTCCTGTAGAGCGCCGCTTCCCGCTACGGTAAGCTCGTCCGCCGATAGGGCAGACACGTCATAGGTCTTCGTCTTAACAAGTTCGTCCTCTTCGTAAGAATAATCGGTCCTCTGCCATGCCTTGTAAACACCGCCTTCTGCCGTGTAGCTCGACAGGACATATTTAATCTTCTCCTTGTCCTTCTCGCCTTCGTAGACCATGACGCTCTCGAGCCTGGATGAGTCTTCGGTGAGCCAATCGGCTTCCGATACGTCGGATATATCGTATGTCCTGACTTCGGACAGCGAATCATTGCCATTCTTGGTATAGTCGTATATGGTTATGCGGTTGGCGTTATTATTGCCTTCTTCGTCGATCTGGTAGGTATCAAGAGTATAGGATGCCCTCTCTTCTTCGGCGGCGCCTGTGTATACGGTCTTTGAAGTGAGACGGTCGCCTGTTAAAGAATCTTTCCAGGTATCTGTAGTAAAGTCTAATTCGAGGCCGTATGTATTGTAAGTGCGGGATTCATCGAGAGTGTCGGAGGCGGAATCTTTTGTGTAATCGTATATCGAGACTTCCTGGGCGGCTCCTTCTTCGTCGTAATCCGATAAGACATAGTCGATGCGTTCATTGCCGCTTGTGCCCGAATATACGGTTTTAGTCAATATACGTCCTAATGATATCGTCTCTTCCCCGGTCAGTTCCGTGTAGGAACCAAAGAAGGCATTGCCTTCTTTGTCTTTTATCTCTTTTGTTCCGGCCTGCCATGAATCCGCCTCGCTTAATCCTGAGACGTCGTATGAGATGATCTCTTTTAAGACATTGCCCTCATAATGGTAAACGTTGAGCTGTCTTGCTTTGCCGTTTGCGTCGAAGTCGGCCATGGTGTACTTGACCTGTCCGCCGCCTGTGGCGCTGGAACGTTTTTTCTGCAGGACAAGGCTATTATCTTCTTCCTGGGTCTTCGCGTCGCGAAGGTCGAAGACTAATTCTTCGGTGGTCTGCTTGGCGCTTATGATATCCTCGTGCACCTTCTGCTGGCTTGCGATATAGTTTGGAGAATATGAGGCGGAATCTTTGTTCTTTTCGTAGTTGGTTTGGAGTAAACCTCCGGCGCCTGTTAACTTTGATTTATAACCGATCTCATCATGAGTTGTAACTTCGATTGTCTTAGGAGCCTGTGCCGGGGTAGGTGTGATATAAGCATATCCATATGTTACTTGCTGTAATATAAATACAAACGCTACAAAAGACGATATTGTTTTGAAGAATACATTGGCATGCTTGTTCCGTCTCAAATAGATGAGATTGATGTCGTTTGTTTTATCGATCGCCATTGTATCCATCTTGTCACCTATGTATCTTTGTAAAATCTTTTACAAACATATAAATAACACCTCAAAAAAAATACGCCCTCCTGTGCACACTATAAGTATATATCATATATAAGGAATGTCAAGTGCTAAAATTAAGATTTTTTATATCTTAACATTTACCTAACGGCCTCTCTTTCAGAGGTTTACACACTACGCCGGAATCGGCAAGTGGCAACGCTTGTACATATTCCGTTAGAAAGAACTTTTTCTGGCTTATCCACTTCTTCAACTCTTCGGCTATTTCTATAGCTTTTAGATAACTCGACAACGGTGCGGTCGGCACCTCTTTGCCTTTTATCGTTATCTTCCCGCTTTTCAACTGTTTATAATTAACTTCACCCAGCGAACCAACTTTACCGTTTGGATAATCATCGCTATAATCCACAATCTGTGCCCATATGTCTTCATCTTTCACAGCCGCGGATTTTAATACCTCTTCATTTAATATAGGAATTGGTATGCCGACACCCACTGCGAGGGTTGCGCCGTATCCCTGGAATGATGTTCCGCGCAACCATTCGGGCTTCATCTGTTTCAAGTCGCCGTTCAGAGCCAGTGTCCCGGCTGGTGCCTGAGGCACGCCATTTTCTTTACGCTTCACGCTCGGATTGTGCTGAGTGCCGTTCCAGTAAACATACCCTACGCCACCGCCCAAAAATATCCTCGTCCCTATTCCGATGGTCCTGTAATACGGGTCTTTCAAAAGCGGCGACAGTTGTCCCGCCGAACAATAATTCGCGTTTCCCAGGTTCGGTTTCAGCGCGCCCATGTATGTATATATCGTCTTCTCGCCCGACAGATTTACCGCTACGTTGTAATTCTGGTAACAGTTCCGCGGATTCAGGAGCACGGCTTCGTTCACATCTTTTATATTGATGTATGTCTTCAGACATTTCCGCGGATAGCAGTCGGTGCCGTAAGCGGTCGCTTCGAGCACCACGTCTTTGCCGGCGGCCAATTCCTCTATCACATGCCCCCCGCCGTACCTGAACTCGCCGGGGTAGACTTTATTCTGCGGATCGTCTTCAGGCACTGCCGTCGCGCCGATATAGATATCGACCGCGGCGAATCCTGTGTAAGCGGGCACTCCGTTCAATGTCGCGCGCCCTCCGCCTATCTTGATCTTAGGTTTTGTGTGGCCTATATTTAAATAGGCGCCGCTTGAACACATAGGGCCAAAAGTTCCGGTCGTCACCACGTCCACATGCCTGGCCGCCTCTTTTAAACCTTTCTTCTCGACGAGATCTATGACCTCTTCTGCGGTCACGACAACCACATCGCCTGATTTTATTTTCTCGTTTATCTCTTTTATTGTTTTTGCCATTTAATAATTCCTCCTTATCGTTCGAGTGAGGCCAAATTTATTTTTCGCGCTTGTCGGGAAGATAAATTTGGCTTAAGCCGAGAGCTTCTATATCGCGTAATCGCCCGACGGCGCTACTGATAATTCCCTCTCTCTATATTTCATCACCATATCCTCAAACGTCACCGTGTCCACCACGGCAGATATGGCGTCTCTGACCTCTCTCCAAACGTCCCTGAATATACAGCTTGCGGTATCCTTACAGCCTTTATAATATTCATCTTGTACACACGCTATCGGCTCTATCGGCCCTTCCATAAACCTTACGACCTCGCCTATCGTGATTTCCCTCGGAGACCGCGCCAATATAAATCCGCCGTTTATGCCTCTTCGGGATTTTACGAAATTGCCCCGTCGGAGCGTAAGAAGTATCTGCTCTAAAAATTTAACGGGCATGTCCCCGGATCCGGCTATATCGTTTATAGACATTACGCCCTCTTCGCCTTCATTATAATGAAGCGCCAATTGGAAAAGCGCCTTGAGCGCGTAATCGCCTTTATATGTTATCTTCATTGTAAAATATTCTCCGCGCTATCGGAAATCTTCATACAGCCAGGTGGACAAATACCTCTCGCCGGTGTCCGGCAATAGAACCACTATCGTTTTACCTTTCGCGTCGTCTCGCTTGGCAATCTCCAGCGCCGCAGACATCGCCGCGCCGCTCGAAATCCCGGCGAATATCCCTTCTTCCGAGGCCAAGCGCCTGGCAATGTCACCCGAATCTTTTGAGCTGACGGTCAATATCTCGTCGACAACCGCCCTGTCCAGCACTTTCGGGACGAAACCCGCCCCGATACCCTGTATCTTGTGCGCCCCGGGTTTCCCGCCCGACAAAACAGGTGAGTCTTCCGGCTCAACGCCTATGATCTTCACGCCCGGCTTCTTCTCTTTGAGCGCTTCACCAACCCCCGTTATCGTACCGCCCGTCCCTATCCCGGCCACGAAGATATCGACAGCCCCGCAGGTGTCGTTCCATATCTCTTCAGCTGTCGTCTTGCGATGTATCTCGGGATTCGCCGGATTATTAAACTGTTGCGGCATGAAACCATTCTTCGTGTTCTTTACCAGCTCTTCCGCCTTATCTACCGCGCCTTTCATCCCTTTGGCGCCGTCCGTCAACACTATCTCCGCGCCCAATATCTTCAATAACTGCCTGCGCTCTACGCTCATCGTGTCGGGCATCGTCAGTATAAGCTTATAACCTTTGGCGGCCGCCGTAAAAGCGAGCGCTATGCCTGTATTGCCGGAGGTCGGTTCGATAATAACGGAGTCTTTTTTTAAAAGGCCTTTTCTTTCAGCATCCTCTATCATCGCCACGCCTATCCTGTCCTTAACGCTCGATAGCGGGTTAAAATACTCGAGCTTCGCCAGGATGGTCGCGTCTAAACCGTCGGCAAGCTTGTTTATCTTTACAAGCGGTGTATTGCCTACGGTCTTGGTTATGTCTGAAAATATGCGCATAACTCTGCCTCCTCCTAAACCCAATAAATATGATTAACTTAGTAGTGATTATACCGAATAGTTACTTTTTTGTCAACCGAATAATTTCGAAGGTCTGGTCGAGGATGTAATCCAATTCTTTTCGCCCGACGGATAAAGGCAGGAATAGATATATAATATTGCCCAGTGGCCGGAGGATAAGGTGTCTTTTAAGCCCTTCTTTGTATATTTCAAGCCCCACCCTCTCCCGGAAATCGAACGGCGTCTTTTTTTCTTTATTTTTGACAAGTTCTATCGCGCCTATCATACCGATAGACCGCACATCTCCCACCATGGGCAGGTCGCGGAATCGTTCCAGGACAGCGTGTAATATTTCGGCACTCCGCACCGCCTTCTCGAGCGTTCTTTCTTCTTTAAATATATCGAGCGTCGCCAAAGCGGCCGCGCACGCTATCGGATTCGCGGTATAAGTGTGCCCGTGATAAAAAGTTTTCTTGTCTTCATAATCTCCATAGAATGCCCTGTATATCTTCTCTGTGGTAAGCGTGGCCCCCAATGGCAAAGTTCCGGAAGTTACGCCTTTCGAAACGCAAAGAAAATCCGGAGCGACACCGGCGTGCTCACAGGCGAACATCTTGCCCGTCCTGCCGAACCCGGTCGCTACCTCGTCTAATATAAGGTGAGTGTTATATTTTTTCGCAAGCCGTGCTACGGCAGACAAATATTCTTTCGGATATATGATCATCCCGCCTGCGGCCATCACGAGCGGTTCCATTATCACGGCGCAAATTTTGCCGGAATGTTTCTTCAATATCTCCCCGAGCGGTTTTGCGCAATCGATCCGGCATGTACTTTTAGCCTTTCCCATAGGACAGCGGTAACAATAAGGCGACGGGGCTTTATGAGATTTAAAGAACATGGACGAGAAGACTTTGTTAAATAATCCGACGCCTCCGACGGACATAGCGCCTATCGTATCACCATGATACCCGGCGTCGAGCGAAATAAACTCCGTCTTCTCCGGTAGCCCCGTATTATGCCAGTATTGAAATGACATCTTCAGCGCGGTCTCGACGGCGGTTGAACCATTGTCGGAGAAGAACGCTCTTGCGATGCCTTCCGGCGCGATACCGACGAGCCGCTCGGCAAGCCAAATCGCGCCCTCGTGCGTAAACCCGGCGAACATGACGTGATCGAGCGTCTTTAGTTGGCGCGTGATCGCCTCTACGATCCTCGGATGGTTGTGGCCGTGGACGTTGCACCACCAGCTCGATATCGTATCGTAATAGTACCTGCCGCCGGCGTCGTAAAGCTTAAGCCCTTTGGATCGC
The sequence above is drawn from the Candidatus Omnitrophota bacterium genome and encodes:
- the bioA gene encoding adenosylmethionine--8-amino-7-oxononanoate transaminase produces the protein MDKLIAKDLKYNWHPYTQMKDCRTFPPILIKRSKGLKLYDAGGRYYYDTISSWWCNVHGHNHPRIVEAITRQLKTLDHVMFAGFTHEGAIWLAERLVGIAPEGIARAFFSDNGSTAVETALKMSFQYWHNTGLPEKTEFISLDAGYHGDTIGAMSVGGVGLFNKVFSSMFFKSHKAPSPYCYRCPMGKAKSTCRIDCAKPLGEILKKHSGKICAVIMEPLVMAAGGMIIYPKEYLSAVARLAKKYNTHLILDEVATGFGRTGKMFACEHAGVAPDFLCVSKGVTSGTLPLGATLTTEKIYRAFYGDYEDKKTFYHGHTYTANPIACAAALATLDIFKEERTLEKAVRSAEILHAVLERFRDLPMVGDVRSIGMIGAIELVKNKEKKTPFDFRERVGLEIYKEGLKRHLILRPLGNIIYLFLPLSVGRKELDYILDQTFEIIRLTKK
- a CDS encoding Rrf2 family transcriptional regulator codes for the protein MKITYKGDYALKALFQLALHYNEGEEGVMSINDIAGSGDMPVKFLEQILLTLRRGNFVKSRRGINGGFILARSPREITIGEVVRFMEGPIEPIACVQDEYYKGCKDTASCIFRDVWREVRDAISAVVDTVTFEDMVMKYRERELSVAPSGDYAI
- a CDS encoding homocysteine biosynthesis protein, encoding MAKTIKEINEKIKSGDVVVVTAEEVIDLVEKKGLKEAARHVDVVTTGTFGPMCSSGAYLNIGHTKPKIKIGGGRATLNGVPAYTGFAAVDIYIGATAVPEDDPQNKVYPGEFRYGGGHVIEELAAGKDVVLEATAYGTDCYPRKCLKTYINIKDVNEAVLLNPRNCYQNYNVAVNLSGEKTIYTYMGALKPNLGNANYCSAGQLSPLLKDPYYRTIGIGTRIFLGGGVGYVYWNGTQHNPSVKRKENGVPQAPAGTLALNGDLKQMKPEWLRGTSFQGYGATLAVGVGIPIPILNEEVLKSAAVKDEDIWAQIVDYSDDYPNGKVGSLGEVNYKQLKSGKITIKGKEVPTAPLSSYLKAIEIAEELKKWISQKKFFLTEYVQALPLADSGVVCKPLKERPLGKC
- the cysK gene encoding cysteine synthase A, encoding MRIFSDITKTVGNTPLVKINKLADGLDATILAKLEYFNPLSSVKDRIGVAMIEDAERKGLLKKDSVIIEPTSGNTGIALAFTAAAKGYKLILTMPDTMSVERRQLLKILGAEIVLTDGAKGMKGAVDKAEELVKNTKNGFMPQQFNNPANPEIHRKTTAEEIWNDTCGAVDIFVAGIGTGGTITGVGEALKEKKPGVKIIGVEPEDSPVLSGGKPGAHKIQGIGAGFVPKVLDRAVVDEILTVSSKDSGDIARRLASEEGIFAGISSGAAMSAALEIAKRDDAKGKTIVVLLPDTGERYLSTWLYEDFR